The Engystomops pustulosus chromosome 1, aEngPut4.maternal, whole genome shotgun sequence genome has a window encoding:
- the LOC140119223 gene encoding uncharacterized protein isoform X3 codes for MAGNREDGWEEEAAEAPGGGQASVPVPALGRRVQALEAELKTCQEELRRVQRLLGLSQKMHRNAESTNQELRAQILKLRIEIQEVHKPLKIDREVQTEDCSLSDSYKDRSHKDSYDQNAYNGSDKKASQAGGTDLPEHQDVTRNQCEEEEQETYYTQEDSGVTHAESFMVTPEAALPQTGLTYDENMEMYCEQGSGFDYDSGEEEPKKATHKTHHRESSSWHDPSDSEEEVFVSRDDSSSAASEDEDTGHEDTGRPLFAAEDMERLLQIVRATMDIEEKIEPKFNWDIMFERLAQKHKLIFPIHSTISDIIFEEWKNPDKKSFIPSGVKRKYPFDSEATSSWGFPPKIDVSINRINQRSSDPFNGRWFLKDPLDRKADGLLRKTWGSSTAAFKPIVAAASVTRAVLMWLSQLGGDVKNKIPREVLASSIATIQKGAAFLADASEDALRLLARTAALSNSARRALWLRNCSGDAPSRKRLCSVPCDGNLLFGPVLDDWLQKEAEKRREFTPKSKQTRRSQAHWRARRQKKGKDPRAQFSKPPQRNRGNSYNQPWTAMKPASRWGEDYFSSSTPRNRSREASGFSAPF; via the exons ATGGCCGGGAATAGAGAAGATGGCTGGGAAGAGGAGGCGGCGGAGGCACCCGGTGGTGGACAGGCCTCTGTTCCGGTTCCAGCCCTGGGCCGCCGTGTCCAAGCGCTGGAGGCAGAACTGAAGACCTGCCAGGAGGAGCTGCGCCGCGTCCAGAGACTGCTGGGCCTGAGCCAGAAGATGCACCGCAACGCCGAGAGCACCAATCAGGAGCTGCGGGCACAG ATTTTGAAACTGCGTATAGAAATCCAGGAAGTTCATAAGCCGTTAAAGATTGACCGAGAAGTACAAACCGAGGATTGTTCATTGTCTG ATTCCTATAAGGATCGCAGCCACAAAGATTCCTATGATCAGAATGCATATAATGGCAGTGATAAAAAAGCATCACAGGCGGGGGGGACAGACCTTCCGGAACACCAAGATGTAACGAGAAATCAGTGTGAAGAAGAGGAGCAAGAAACATATTATACCCAG GAAGACAGTGGAGTGACTCACGCTGAAAGCTTCATGGTGACACCTGAAGCAGCTTTGCCTCAGACTGGATTGACATATGATGAGAACATGGAGATGTATTGTGAACAAGGCTCTGGCTTTGACTATGACTCT GGGGAAGAGGAACCCAAAAAG GCAACCCACAAAACACATCACAGAGAGTCGTCCTCCTGGCATGACCCTTCCGACTCTGAAGAAGAAGTTTTTGTTAGTAGGGATGATTCCTCCTCTGCAGCCTCAGAGGATGAAGACACTGGTCATGAAGATACTGGTCGTCCTTTATTTGCAGCTGAGGACATGGAACGTCTATTGCAAATAGTCAGGGCTACCATGGACATTGAAGAGAAGATAGAACCAAAGTTTAATTGGGATATCATGTTTGAAAGGTTGGCACAAAAACACAAACTTATCTTCCCCATCCATAGTACTATTTCTGACATAATTTTTGAAGAATGGaaaaatccagacaaaaaatccTTCATCCCCAGTGGGGTCAAAAGAAAATATCCCTTTGACTCAGAAGCTACTTCCTCCTGGGGTTTTCCACCTAAAATTGATGTCTCAATTAACAGGATCAATCAAAGATCCTCCGATCCCTTTAATGGCAGGTGGTTCCTTAAAGACCCATTGGATAGGAAGGCGGATGGTCTTCTCAGGAAGACATGGGGATCTTCTACAGCTGCCTTCAAACCTATTGTGGCAGCTGCTTCTGTGACCCGTGCTGTCCTGATGTGGCTCAGTCAGTTGGGTGGAGATGTTAAGAATAAAATTCCTAGAGAGGTTCTTGCCTCATCCATCGCCACTATCCAGAAGGGTGCTGCCTTCCTAGCAGATGCATCAGAGGATGCTTTGAGACTTTTGGCTAGAACTGCTGCCCTGTCTAATTCTGCACGAAGGGCCTTATGGCTAAGGAATTGCTCTGGGGATGCCCCTAGCAGAAAAAGACTTTGCAGTGTGCCCTGTGATGGAAATTTACTTTTTGGACCAGTCTTGGATGACTGGTTACAGAAAGAAGCGGAAAAAAGGAGAGAGTTCACTCCCAAATCTAAACAAACTAGGCGCTCCCAGGCCCATTGGAGAGCAAGGAGGCAGAAGAAAGGCAAAGATCCTAGAGCCCAGTTTTCTAAGCCTCCCCAGAGAAATAGGGGAAACTCTTACAATCAACCCTGGACCGCAATGAAGCCAGCCTCCAGGTGGGGGGAAGATTATTTCTCTTCTTCTACACCTAGAAACAGATCTCGAGAAGCATCTGGATTTTCAGCTCCATTCTAG
- the LOC140119223 gene encoding uncharacterized protein isoform X2, giving the protein MAGNREDGWEEEAAEAPGGGQASVPVPALGRRVQALEAELKTCQEELRRVQRLLGLSQKMHRNAESTNQELRAQILKLRIEIQEVHKPLKIDREVQTEDCSLSDSYKDRSHKDSYDQNAYNGSDKKASQAGGTDLPEHQDVTRNQCEEEEQETYYTQEDSGVTHAESFMVTPEAALPQTGLTYDENMEMYCEQGSGFDYDSVKGAPKKATHKTHHRESSSWHDPSDSEEEVFVSRDDSSSAASEDEDTGHEDTGRPLFAAEDMERLLQIVRATMDIEEKIEPKFNWDIMFERLAQKHKLIFPIHSTISDIIFEEWKNPDKKSFIPSGVKRKYPFDSEATSSWGFPPKIDVSINRINQRSSDPFNGRWFLKDPLDRKADGLLRKTWGSSTAAFKPIVAAASVTRAVLMWLSQLGGDVKNKIPREVLASSIATIQKGAAFLADASEDALRLLARTAALSNSARRALWLRNCSGDAPSRKRLCSVPCDGNLLFGPVLDDWLQKEAEKRREFTPKSKQTRRSQAHWRARRQKKGKDPRAQFSKPPQRNRGNSYNQPWTAMKPASRWGEDYFSSSTPRNRSREASGFSAPF; this is encoded by the exons ATGGCCGGGAATAGAGAAGATGGCTGGGAAGAGGAGGCGGCGGAGGCACCCGGTGGTGGACAGGCCTCTGTTCCGGTTCCAGCCCTGGGCCGCCGTGTCCAAGCGCTGGAGGCAGAACTGAAGACCTGCCAGGAGGAGCTGCGCCGCGTCCAGAGACTGCTGGGCCTGAGCCAGAAGATGCACCGCAACGCCGAGAGCACCAATCAGGAGCTGCGGGCACAG ATTTTGAAACTGCGTATAGAAATCCAGGAAGTTCATAAGCCGTTAAAGATTGACCGAGAAGTACAAACCGAGGATTGTTCATTGTCTG ATTCCTATAAGGATCGCAGCCACAAAGATTCCTATGATCAGAATGCATATAATGGCAGTGATAAAAAAGCATCACAGGCGGGGGGGACAGACCTTCCGGAACACCAAGATGTAACGAGAAATCAGTGTGAAGAAGAGGAGCAAGAAACATATTATACCCAG GAAGACAGTGGAGTGACTCACGCTGAAAGCTTCATGGTGACACCTGAAGCAGCTTTGCCTCAGACTGGATTGACATATGATGAGAACATGGAGATGTATTGTGAACAAGGCTCTGGCTTTGACTATGACTCT GTGAAAGGGGCACCTAAAAAGGCAACCCACAAAACACATCACAGAGAGTCGTCCTCCTGGCATGACCCTTCCGACTCTGAAGAAGAAGTTTTTGTTAGTAGGGATGATTCCTCCTCTGCAGCCTCAGAGGATGAAGACACTGGTCATGAAGATACTGGTCGTCCTTTATTTGCAGCTGAGGACATGGAACGTCTATTGCAAATAGTCAGGGCTACCATGGACATTGAAGAGAAGATAGAACCAAAGTTTAATTGGGATATCATGTTTGAAAGGTTGGCACAAAAACACAAACTTATCTTCCCCATCCATAGTACTATTTCTGACATAATTTTTGAAGAATGGaaaaatccagacaaaaaatccTTCATCCCCAGTGGGGTCAAAAGAAAATATCCCTTTGACTCAGAAGCTACTTCCTCCTGGGGTTTTCCACCTAAAATTGATGTCTCAATTAACAGGATCAATCAAAGATCCTCCGATCCCTTTAATGGCAGGTGGTTCCTTAAAGACCCATTGGATAGGAAGGCGGATGGTCTTCTCAGGAAGACATGGGGATCTTCTACAGCTGCCTTCAAACCTATTGTGGCAGCTGCTTCTGTGACCCGTGCTGTCCTGATGTGGCTCAGTCAGTTGGGTGGAGATGTTAAGAATAAAATTCCTAGAGAGGTTCTTGCCTCATCCATCGCCACTATCCAGAAGGGTGCTGCCTTCCTAGCAGATGCATCAGAGGATGCTTTGAGACTTTTGGCTAGAACTGCTGCCCTGTCTAATTCTGCACGAAGGGCCTTATGGCTAAGGAATTGCTCTGGGGATGCCCCTAGCAGAAAAAGACTTTGCAGTGTGCCCTGTGATGGAAATTTACTTTTTGGACCAGTCTTGGATGACTGGTTACAGAAAGAAGCGGAAAAAAGGAGAGAGTTCACTCCCAAATCTAAACAAACTAGGCGCTCCCAGGCCCATTGGAGAGCAAGGAGGCAGAAGAAAGGCAAAGATCCTAGAGCCCAGTTTTCTAAGCCTCCCCAGAGAAATAGGGGAAACTCTTACAATCAACCCTGGACCGCAATGAAGCCAGCCTCCAGGTGGGGGGAAGATTATTTCTCTTCTTCTACACCTAGAAACAGATCTCGAGAAGCATCTGGATTTTCAGCTCCATTCTAG
- the LOC140119223 gene encoding uncharacterized protein isoform X1, producing MAGNREDGWEEEAAEAPGGGQASVPVPALGRRVQALEAELKTCQEELRRVQRLLGLSQKMHRNAESTNQELRAQILKLRIEIQEVHKPLKIDREVQTEDCSLSDSYKDRSHKDSYDQNAYNGSDKKASQAGGTDLPEHQDVTRNQCEEEEQETYYTQEDSGVTHAESFMVTPEAALPQTGLTYDENMEMYCEQGSGFDYDSGEEEPKKATHKTHHRESSWLGVIEEEGQKSAKSTHSQRQASGPSYFAPMSYDLSDSEEEVFVSRDDSSSAASEDENTGHEDTSRPLFAAEDTERLLQMVWVTVDTEEKKESTFYRDVTFEGSEEKRKFIFPIHSTISDLIFEEWKNPEKRSFIPTAVKRKYPFDSEATSSWGCPPKIDVSITKIVHSSSRPVKEMDSLKDPLDRKADSLLRKTWESSTAAFKPIVAAASVTRAVLIWLSQLGGDVKNKIPREVLSSSIANIQKGAAFLADASVDGLRLLARTASLSNSARRALWLRNCPWDVTSRNRLCGIPCEGNLLFGPVLDDWLQKKAEERREYTPKAKQAKHSQAHWRARRQKKGKNPRAQFSKPPQRNRGFNFNQPRTAIPPVPRWGEDYYSSSTPGNRSREATGFSAPF from the exons ATGGCCGGGAATAGAGAAGATGGCTGGGAAGAGGAGGCGGCGGAGGCACCCGGTGGTGGACAGGCCTCTGTTCCGGTTCCAGCCCTGGGCCGCCGTGTCCAAGCGCTGGAGGCAGAACTGAAGACCTGCCAGGAGGAGCTGCGCCGCGTCCAGAGACTGCTGGGCCTGAGCCAGAAGATGCACCGCAACGCCGAGAGCACCAATCAGGAGCTGCGGGCACAG ATTTTGAAACTGCGTATAGAAATCCAGGAAGTTCATAAGCCGTTAAAGATTGACCGAGAAGTACAAACCGAGGATTGTTCATTGTCTG ATTCCTATAAGGATCGCAGCCACAAAGATTCCTATGATCAGAATGCATATAATGGCAGTGATAAAAAAGCATCACAGGCGGGGGGGACAGACCTTCCGGAACACCAAGATGTAACGAGAAATCAGTGTGAAGAAGAGGAGCAAGAAACATATTATACCCAG GAAGACAGTGGAGTGACTCACGCTGAAAGCTTCATGGTGACACCTGAAGCAGCTTTGCCTCAGACTGGATTGACATATGATGAGAACATGGAGATGTATTGTGAACAAGGCTCTGGCTTTGACTATGACTCT GGGGAAGAGGAACCCAAAAAGGCAACCCACAAAACACATCACAGAGAGTCCTCCTGGCTCGGTGTTATCGAGGAAGAGGGGCAAAAGTCGGCTAAAAGTACCCATAGTCAAAGACAGGCTTCAGGTCCTTCCTActttgccccaatgtcttatgACCTTTCTGACTCTGAAGAAGAAGTTTTTGTTAGTAGGGATGATTCCTCCTCCGCAGCCTCAGAGGATGAAAACACAGGTCATGAAGACACTAGTCGTCCTTTATTTGCAGCTGAGGACACGGAACGTTTATTGCAAATGGTCTGGGTTACTGTGGACACTGAAGAGAAGAAAGAATCTACGTTTTATCGGGATGTCACGTTTGAAGGGTCGGAAGAAAAACGCAAATTTATCTTCCCTATCCATAGTACGATTTCCGACCTAATTTTTGAAGAATGGAAAAATCCAGAAAAAAGATCCTTCATCCCTACTGCGGTCAAAAGAAAATATCCCTTCGACTCAGAAGCTACTTCCTCCTGGGGTTGTCCACCTAAAATTGATGTCTCGATTACCAAGATCGTTCATAGCTCCTCCCGTCCCGTTAAAGAGATGGATAGCCTTAAAGACCCATTGGATAGGAAAGCAGATAGTCTTCTCAGGAAGACATGGGAATCTTCTACAGCTGCCTTCAAACCTATTGTGGCAGCTGCTTCTGTGACCCGTGCTGTCCTGATCTGGCTCAGTCAGTTGGGTGGAgatgttaaaaataaaattcctAGAGAGGTTCTCTCCTCATCCATCGCCAATATCCAGAAGGGTGCGGCCTTCCTAGCAGATGCATCAGTGGATGGTTTGAGACTTTTGGCTAGAACTGCTTCCCTGTCTAATTCTGCACGAAGGGCCTTATGGCTAAGGAATTGCCCATGGGATGTGACTTCTAGAAATAGACTTTGCGGTATTCCCTGTGAAGGAAATTTACTTTTTGGACCAGTCTTGGATGACTGGTTACAAAAAAAAGCAGAAGAAAGGAGAGAGTACACTCCCAAAGCTAAACAAGCTAAGCACTCACAGGCCCATTGGAGAGCAAGGAGGCAGAAGAAAGGCAAAAATCCTAGAGCCCAGTTTTCCAAGCCTCCCCAAAGAAATAGGGGATTCAATTTCAATCAGCCCCGGACCGCAATACCGCCAGTTCCCAGATGGGGGGAAGATTATTACTCTTCTTCCACACCTGGAAACAGATCTCGGGAAGCGACTGGGTTTTCGGCTCCATTCTAG